The Hordeum vulgare subsp. vulgare chromosome 7H, MorexV3_pseudomolecules_assembly, whole genome shotgun sequence DNA window ATTCCCATCAAAGGCAAGCAGAACTGAACAGgaacttcatcaagcaaatatttgctcttatttttataatatttttatCAATAGCATGGTGTCAATAGCACATAACGACGGAATAGCGGGACAGACGCAGAAAGGGATGGCGAGCACATAATTTTGTGGAACAAACAGTAAGATGTGATGATAACCCTAGTGGTAGTGGGGCGTGCTATTATTTTAGTTACTACTaatgccaaatggttggtgtgttgTTGAACATCTGAGAATGAGATGGTTGACCAATCAAGCATGAACAGAGCAACAACAGGTTGTTGGCTACAGAAAGATGGTGCTATGTCTGAAGGTGAGAGGACTCACTCCCTTGCTGTGGCACGATGAGGAAGTCGCCGTCGGCGTTGCAGAAGGCGCAGCCGTCCATGGACTTGTTGGCGGCATACCTGCAAGTTGGAACAGGACATGAACATTTAATTTAAATTTTGGTCTGAAGCTGGATCCGATGAACAGCCTGAAGGATGGCTCAGTTCAGTTGAGCAATTAAGAAGCTACTACTACAGTAGAAAGAAGCAGAGGGACTGTGGAGTGTAGTATGTATAGGAGTACATGTGGACTGCGAATCCGTGGCGGAGGAAGGAGCTGCCGGCGCCGCAGACGGTGTATAGGCCGTCGACGAAGTCGATGCCCGGCGTGGCGTGGGGCGGAAGGTCGGGGGGGCTCCATCGGAGCTGGGTGGGGGTGGCGACGGCGGAGTGGAAGTCGGCGAGGAGGCGGGGGTTGGGCGGGTCCCGCGGGTGGAAGGGGTCGTGGGTCACCGACGGCTTGATCCGGTACATCCACCTGCATCCACAGAAAAAGGGCGGATCTTGAGCCTCAAGAGAGAAGACTcaagagaggagaggaagaagaggaagcgtaGGTGGTACGTTCGCTGGTTGCGGTGGCGCGGGGTGGTGAAGGAGGTGCCGGAGAGCTGCTCGGCGTAGAGCCCCAGCGGGCAGAGCAGCGGGCTGTTTTGGCCGTTGGCCGGGAGCGACCCCGGGATGGCCTCCGACGAGAAGCTGTTGCCCAGCCCCGACAGGTACgcgtactcctcctcctcgggatgcgggccggcggggctcccggtcccagtcccggacatggtggTGTCtgacgccggcgaggaggagacgAGTGGCAGGCGGGCGAGGCGAGTCCCAGTCTCTGGGGTTTGGTCTGCTGGTCGTCGCCGCTGGAGTAGTCtgcttttcctttttcatttacaggccctgtttggatactctaacttagctagaggttggagttagtttctagctcatgACTAACCTTAAACTAAGTCTAGCCAAAGAGGTGTTTGTATGATATGGTTAGATTGACAATAGTTGTACTTGATGGAGAGAGGAAAGTGATTTTTAGTGGGCCCATGAAAACTAGCTCTAATTAACACCTCTTGGGTGGGCTAGTTTTTTTGATTTGGTTagatgtaactagctccaatctAACCCTCGTGTTTGGATACTTTAGTGCTATTTAAAcctcaactagctcaaactaactctacctatggatccaaacagggccatagaAGTAAAATCAAAGTCGCTCACGTAATCACCTATAGAGCGTACACTTATCCATATAAACTTATACACTGTATTCTACTGTATTTCTACAAACATATTCAAATAACTGAACCGACACACCAATTTAAAATTAACAAAATCATCACATACGTCTTAGTAATCAATAGAAACATTCTTTTTCTTTACTAAACACACATCGCTAAAAGGTctgaaataaaaaaaacaataTACAATTGGAATTTGAACTCGGGTGAACTGCTGAATGCTGGATGGATCATGGAGGAAGTGTCGTCTGAGTTAAAAACTCTCCGCCATCGCCCAGTAGCAGAAACAGTCACGGTGCTGCTGACTAAGCGGCGCCATCGCCTATCACTCTCGGTACTAGTCACGTGCCGTCCCAGTCCCGGATCTCTCTCATCACAAATGCATTCAATTTTATAGTATTGAAGTTAGTGTACAGTTAATTTATTTTTAAATCATTtataagacggagggagtagtatgctACCTCTGTTCCTAATAAATATAAAACCTTTTTTGTTTTGCCGTTCAATTGGGAACAGGTGTTGACCACACATGAAAAATGTACTAgaataatactccctctgttcctaaatataagtctttaaaaaaGTTTCATCAGTATGTATACAGAGATACTTTAGAgtgtaaattcactcattttgctccatatgtagtcctctagtgaaatatcttaaaagacttaggaATATAATGcacaaaaagaaaaaacagatTCATCTTTGATCAATTTAGATGCACTTCTCGCATCGGCCAACTATATATATCCTTTTTCAGCAAATGCCCGCAAGTCTGTAGCAAGAGACCACAAGATGAGAAACTAGTGAAGCAGCAAACCATCTAACTCCCTTCATTTAAAAAATACTTGTcggagaaatgaatgtatctcaatatattttatttttaaatacaTTAATTTTTATGACAAATAATTTCGGCGGGAGGGAGTAATATCTACCCATCCCCTGTTTTTGCACCCAGACCTACTAACCAGCAAGGCCTGCATGCCTGCTCTGCGGTGAGGTGCAAACCCAGGCTCACACAAAGTGAGCCACACATAACAAGCATTCACCTAACAGGTACCAAGCCACCTTTGCATTGCATTGCATTGCTTGATTCTACTGCATTTGCATCCCATCCCAACCCCAACCTTGTTGCTGCCTGCCACCACCCCACCCCGCGCACTCTTCTCTCCACCCCACATATACACACGATCTTGCACCCTCCACACCTCAAAACAATCAGCCCTGCGTCAACAAAAGCCATGAGGGGTTCTACACTCGCCGTCCTACTACTTCTGGCGCTGCTGCTCGCCGCCGGGGAGCTGCATTGCgccgcaacagcagcaacaacaccaccaccagcagcaaaGGCATCCACGCCACCGCCACAACACCCAGCAGCAGCGCCACCACAGCacgcaccaccatcgccgccgcgACGGCACCGACCATCACACGGACGACCCCCGGTTCCCCGCAAGCAGGACCCTCCATcgtcaccaccgccaccgccacctccaaatccatcaccaccgccgccgccgcagcagcaGCAAGACCCTCCATCACCGCCGCCACAGGTCGTGCCGCCAATCCAGGACCCCGACGTGGCAGCACCAACGCAGCCACCGAGGGCTGGCAACCGCTCCGCAGTCTGCACCACGCTCCTCGTGTTCGGGGACTCGACGGTGGACCCTGGCAACAATAACCGCCTGCGGACCACGGCCAAGGCCAACTTCCCGCCCTACGGCGTCAACTTCTATGGCCGCAGGCCCACCGGCCGCTTCTCCAACGGCCGGCTGGCCACCGATATGCTGGGTAACACAACATGTTTATTCCTCTGTCTGTCTCCTTCTGCTCTATGTGGATAGTACAGCTGCTGTTTCAGGGTGTGCCTGACTTGGCAGAGTTGTGGTGGTTGTGCAGCGGACAAGCTCGGTATACAGAGGATCATCCCGGGCTTCCTTGACCCGACGCTCAAGCTGGGGCAGCTCCGCAAGGGGGTGAGCTTCGCGTCGGCCGGCTCTGGATACGACGACATCACTGCCAGCACATTAGTATGTCATCAGCATCAACTGTTAATATTTTCAGTCATATCACTGCATGAAAATATAATCTATTTGGTAGCAATCTTAGTGAATCGTCAAAGCACTTAGTTCACATGTGTGCCTCATTTACATGAAAAAAAATCTGCCTCCTGGTAGAGTTAAACTCATTGACCTAAACAGGACCCAAAAAAGATTCAGTACTTGTTGGATTCACTGGTAAAGCTTAGTTACTTGGAAGGTAACGAAAAAAGTTAGAAACTGAACCAAATGGAGCTACTGATTCATGATTGCACGTCAAAATGGCAACTTAGTTATATACTCCCtcggtcccaaaataagtgttgcTGACTTAGTATAAAATTTACACTAATTTAGTTATAAAtttacgacacttattttgggacagagggagtattccTTAGATGGTAAAGTTCTGGAAAGCAACTTGTTTAAGCTTGGCTGTAGGGTACTCCACAATTATTAGTACAGTAGTATGCATATAGCTAAGCTTATTACTTGCAGAGCGCGTTGCCATTCCGGAGACAACTATGGCACTTCTGGCGCTACAAGCTACTGATCCGAGCGCTGATCGGACCGAGAAGAGCAGAGCGGATTGTCAACAGGGCTACCTTCATCATAAGCGCTGGTACAAATGACATGCTCCTAAACTACATCGCATCGAACCGATCAGCTGGCCCCATCGCCATGCTGCGGTACGAGAACCACCTGATAGCACGCCTCGGCAACTATACCCAGGTAAGCATGAGTTTACGGGCCAAACAACCCGGCATCAATCACGCACATGTATATGTTGGATTTTTGTGATCAATGCTAGATGCATCATAATGCAGGTGATGAGGATGCTTGGAGCGAGAAGGTTCGTGTTCGTCGGGCTACCCCCGATCGGCTGCCTGCCGATCGCAAGAACATTGCTTGGAAGGGATCCAGATGGATGCGACAGCGATCTAAACCAGCTGGCGGCCTCCTTCAACTCGAGGCTGATTCAGCTGTCGAATTTTGTCAACTACCAGCCCCGATTGAGAAGTGCCTACATAGATACCTACACAATCATACGGGCCGCAACTGACAACCCTCAGAATTATGGTAATGAGTTTCACATCTCTTATAAACATTGCCATGCATGATCGCAAAGTTGCTGAACATGGTTAACCAGAATGAATGGATGGATGAAATGCAGGGCTGACGGAAGTGTCGAGAGGGTGCTGCGGGTCAGGGATGATCGAGGTCGGTCAGACATGCAGAGGGCGAAGGACATGCCCGGACCCTAGCAAGTACTTGTACTGGGATGCAGTCCATCCGACAGAGACAACGAACCAGCTTATCACAAGCCTGATGCTGGACTCGATTACCGGAATCTACAGCTAGACTCTCAAAACTTCAGAGCGAGACATTTCTATTCTCTTTCTTTTACTCCAGTGTCATGTGCTATACTCAACTGCAACTGATAGTGTCATGTGCTACTGCAGTTTAGTTGAGTTGTAAGACTAGAACATGTTACTGTAACCTTTGCAACTGAAGAAAAAGACACAATAACTAGGGTGGATCGGCATGAACAAATTAAAGGGCAGGTCAATTCTTTACCGTGGTTCTTGCGGCTGTTCCCCCATGGAGGAGAGGTCTAATACCAGAATCTACAGGTAGACACCCAAGCTCAGGAGGATCCTGTGTCGATCAAGCCAAAGTGTTAACGCTACCTTTTACATCAGTGTCACGTGCTATATTCAAACTCTGCTGCAGTTTAGTTGAGTAGTAAGCAAGACTACAGTGAAGATGTTATTCTAACTTTTGCAACTGAAGAAAAAGACACAGATTAATCATGTGGATGAGCATGAACAGATTAATCAAGTGGATGAGCATTGAACAGATTAAACACGTAGCATGTTTGATTCCTTACCGTCAGGCCTTGCCGCTGTAACCCTACACACAGCACCGAGGATGGGGTAGGGATATGATCCTGCTATGAAATCACAAATCTTAATCAGGTCAATGTTGTGGCTTGCACTTTTCTTCGCAACATCAAAATACAGGGAAATCACAGTTAGCAGTACAAAACAGGCAACTGTTACAAATGGTATGAGATGGAAGCAGACAACAGGTATCAGGATCCGTGGCCGACGCATCTTCTACTATCTCCAACCTGGAAATTAAACAACCTGAAGAGCcacagatagatagatagatagatagatagatagataacaACTGTTGACAGTTAAACACTGCTACGCATGATTCAGAAGAGCACATCACTTGATAATCCCAGAATATTGCCATCAGAACAGCATCCAAAACTCCATACCGACAAAGTTTAACAGGCTGGCCAGTTACACGACGCCACCACCGACACAGAACACGATCCATCCATAAACCCAAAGAGACCAGGCCTTCCTTCCTGCTGAAGCCTTTTTCACTACTACTAACAGCGCATTCCAGGATAATGAAGCGAACCTACTACTGCTACCCACTGCCTCCCAAAATCTATGTCCACAGCCAGAGAGAGCCGGTCCTGTCCACCGCTCATTTACGCTCCTGCTTCTTCGGCGGCACGTTCACGAGTTCGTACTCGACCTTCGACACGTTGTTGTCCTCGTTCACCTTGAAGCCGGCAGGCTCCTCCACCACCTCGATCCGGCCCCACTTGTCCACCGCCAGCCTCATCGTGTCCTTGAACATGTCGATCCTGGCGTTGCGGAAGATCACCGTGTTGCCTGGCTTCAGCATCTCAACTGTTGACAAGGGAAATGTCACTTATTAGATTTATGTCATGTGCTGCAACTAGTGCACAGCACGCATAACTGTACACAAGATGTTATCCATTCAACTTTTACAAAACTAAAATCAGATAAATAAACAATTAACATGCGATGAACTAAACTGACTTTAATTAACTAGCCATCAGTACCAGTCACTATACATAGGGGAAACAGATTATCCAGTATGGTTTCTATATCAGGAAGTGTAAATCACACATCAACCAGCAGGTTTCAATAATCAGCTTATGGGGATCCACCTATCACACGTGACAGACCTACAAGCCTTGATGATATGCATAATGTCAATATAACTCAGAACAAAAACAAATTTGCCCCATGCATGTACCTCTACAGCATGTCAGCAATTTTATAGATGCTTCAACGGGGCAGACAAACCCATCTTGATTTGGTATATCAACACACATATACACATAGCATGCTGAATCAGTAAAACATGCATAATACACTCATCCTAATCAGTGTGACAGTGGCACATTCTCATGTGAAAAATGGAACAGATAATAGAATGCTGCTAAGACAACAGTAATTGCAAGCAAACGGAATTGTGTCATGCATGTAGACCCATTGGTTACCCATCACACATGTTGAGTACTTCAATTAAACATACATAAGCAAGTTAATTTCTCAGATATTTTTCCTAATGCATATTACCTATATTACAAACCTATGCATTCTGACAAACAGCAGTATACCAGAAAATTGAATCATAATGATTACACCAATTGTAACTGCAACAGATTACCAAACATTTGATGAATGAAAAAGCATGCAGTATTAACAAAAGTAAACGCTACATTCCCCTTGAAATAATGTATAGGCAggcaactttgaagatttctgCCCCAGTGCAGGACCCAATACCTCACCACCAATATCAGTGTAACAGAGCAGACAAGCCTTGGTGATATGCATAAATGCCAATCTAACTCAGAACAAGAA harbors:
- the LOC123407137 gene encoding GDSL esterase/lipase At5g45950-like: MRGSTLAVLLLLALLLAAGELHCAATAATTPPPAAKASTPPPQHPAAAPPQHAPPSPPRRHRPSHGRPPVPRKQDPPSSPPPPPPPNPSPPPPPQQQQDPPSPPPQVVPPIQDPDVAAPTQPPRAGNRSAVCTTLLVFGDSTVDPGNNNRLRTTAKANFPPYGVNFYGRRPTGRFSNGRLATDMLADKLGIQRIIPGFLDPTLKLGQLRKGVSFASAGSGYDDITASTLSALPFRRQLWHFWRYKLLIRALIGPRRAERIVNRATFIISAGTNDMLLNYIASNRSAGPIAMLRYENHLIARLGNYTQVMRMLGARRFVFVGLPPIGCLPIARTLLGRDPDGCDSDLNQLAASFNSRLIQLSNFVNYQPRLRSAYIDTYTIIRAATDNPQNYGLTEVSRGCCGSGMIEVGQTCRGRRTCPDPSKYLYWDAVHPTETTNQLITSLMLDSITGIYS